A portion of the Paenibacillus antri genome contains these proteins:
- a CDS encoding glycoside hydrolase family 97 protein codes for MIDESGFVLRSPSGVLTATLRLTREKRLRYQVKRGDAVVVEDGDIGITADGVDLGDGVAFEDIRQETIYETYKVFGGHSDALNHCNAYRFSLRHAASGEAYELQARAYDDGFAFRYALPREGTTTVQGEASSWTLPAGSRVWLFERNNGWKLKSYAGEWISADAEELHTVSGQGPVQGTPLVAELPDGRGYAAIAEAALYNYSGMRLEAIGRRAVRANFTEGDAGFAVEGAVLTPWRVAMAAPDLDGLVNSDLITNLNPAPSAALFSDTSYIRPGRSAWRWWSLGTGTPEQERETVDRAAALGFEYTTVDEGWEAWPEPWADLRRLTDYAKGKHVGVFVWKRSKEIDDPREGWRTMREFFDKAKDAGAVGLKIDFIDNESKAAIDFEIAALRLAAERRLMINFHGISKPTGESRTYPNEISREGIRGLELNKMKEGPIPAWHNAALPFTRFVAGHGDYTPVGFSNPGETTYAHQLATMVAFTSPLQVVAENPAFLLEEAAARPALDVLKSIPSVWDETRALPPSAIGELAVLARRSGEAWFLGVLNGKAERTTVRLPLSFLDDGAAYDAVEIVDRGPGSMARKEGMRVASRDAVDIVLEPNGGYVAVLRKA; via the coding sequence ATGATCGACGAGAGCGGGTTCGTATTGCGAAGCCCAAGCGGCGTCTTGACGGCAACGCTGCGTCTGACGCGCGAGAAGAGACTTCGATATCAGGTGAAGCGCGGCGACGCGGTCGTCGTGGAAGACGGCGACATCGGCATCACGGCGGACGGCGTCGATCTGGGCGACGGCGTCGCCTTCGAAGACATTCGTCAAGAGACGATCTACGAGACGTACAAGGTATTCGGCGGACATTCGGACGCCCTGAATCACTGCAACGCGTATCGCTTCTCGCTCCGGCACGCCGCGAGCGGAGAAGCGTACGAGCTGCAAGCGCGAGCGTACGACGACGGCTTCGCGTTCCGGTACGCGCTACCGCGGGAAGGAACCACGACCGTACAAGGGGAAGCGTCGAGTTGGACGCTTCCGGCCGGCAGCCGCGTATGGCTGTTCGAGCGGAACAACGGCTGGAAGCTGAAGAGCTATGCGGGCGAATGGATTTCCGCCGACGCGGAGGAGCTCCATACGGTATCCGGTCAAGGTCCCGTGCAGGGCACTCCGCTCGTCGCGGAGCTGCCGGACGGGCGCGGGTACGCGGCGATCGCGGAAGCCGCACTGTACAACTATAGCGGCATGCGACTGGAAGCGATCGGACGTCGCGCCGTTCGCGCGAATTTCACCGAAGGGGACGCCGGTTTCGCCGTGGAAGGCGCCGTCCTGACGCCGTGGCGCGTCGCGATGGCCGCGCCGGACTTGGACGGTCTCGTGAACAGCGATTTGATTACGAACCTGAATCCGGCTCCGTCCGCGGCGCTGTTCTCCGACACAAGCTACATTCGTCCGGGACGCTCCGCGTGGCGTTGGTGGAGCCTCGGCACCGGGACGCCGGAGCAGGAGCGGGAGACGGTCGACCGGGCGGCGGCGCTCGGCTTCGAGTACACGACGGTCGACGAAGGCTGGGAGGCGTGGCCGGAGCCGTGGGCGGACCTGCGTCGCTTGACCGATTACGCGAAGGGAAAGCACGTCGGCGTCTTCGTGTGGAAACGGTCGAAGGAGATCGACGATCCGCGGGAGGGGTGGCGGACGATGCGCGAGTTTTTCGATAAGGCGAAGGACGCCGGCGCCGTCGGCCTCAAGATCGACTTCATCGACAACGAGTCGAAGGCCGCGATCGACTTCGAGATCGCGGCGCTGCGGCTGGCGGCGGAGCGGCGGCTGATGATCAACTTCCACGGCATCTCGAAGCCGACCGGCGAATCGCGGACGTATCCGAACGAAATTTCGCGGGAAGGTATACGCGGCCTCGAGCTCAACAAGATGAAGGAAGGGCCGATTCCGGCTTGGCACAACGCCGCGCTGCCCTTCACCCGCTTCGTTGCGGGGCACGGGGATTATACGCCCGTCGGCTTCTCGAACCCGGGGGAGACGACGTATGCGCATCAGCTGGCGACGATGGTCGCCTTCACGTCCCCGCTGCAGGTCGTCGCCGAAAACCCGGCCTTCCTGCTCGAGGAGGCGGCGGCGCGGCCGGCGTTGGACGTCCTGAAGTCGATCCCGTCCGTATGGGACGAGACGCGAGCGCTGCCGCCCAGCGCGATCGGCGAGCTCGCCGTTCTCGCCCGGAGGTCCGGGGAGGCGTGGTTTCTCGGCGTCCTGAACGGCAAGGCGGAGCGTACGACGGTTCGGCTGCCGCTCTCTTTCCTGGACGACGGGGCGGCGTACGACGCGGTCGAAATCGTCGACCGCGGACCCGGAAGCATGGCGCGCAAGGAAGGCATGCGCGTCGCTTCGCGGGACGCAGTGGACATCGTCTTGGAGCCGAATGGAGGATATGTCGCCGTATTAAGGAAGGCGTGA
- a CDS encoding family 78 glycoside hydrolase catalytic domain → MNSRFTAPPARDASAVWSNGTKIIWFPDEVETHFEQPKNAFCLFRKTFEAPAGVSAARVRAFADSRYRLSINGTYVGRGPCRSDPRRQVVDELDAAAYIRPGINVVSVLALHYGYGTGQSIHRIPALVVEVELTTADGERLVIPSDESWKCRPAAAYDRSAPRVNGCQGPIEIFDSRAELPGWERPEFDDSGWAAAKGRGTKLSPFWNWTKREIPPLEEGEAAAKVVAWRGTLSERPGPPSRLHHQIMEESVDAEMAETSEPIGDGVVVEASRRGTATVVTFDLGSTEPGYLRLRATGAEGDIVDAVYAERLWCGKAPLSLTSNRPIDRFILNGTTAQELETAFAWRACRYVQLIVRNPGGPVTIHRVGLRTRTYPLERTAEFHCSDERLRRIWDISAHTLRLCMQDGFLDSSSREQQQWMGDGRWQAVINYHYSGDARLHRKLLEQIGQSQDPSGMTKARYPDGHHNYPPIPSFCLAWISSFGEYELYSGDGSLLPAWWPNVVHALRWFSAYANEDGLLEDVPYWPFIDWGEGPEGPVPDDQRGGVVTALNLQYAEALGAAAGYASRLGDEEAEAHYAREAARVRTAIRAVLWDDRQGAYVDCLVDGAASESVSEPTNALAILLLHEAGEERARRIGRRVFSGSAAGGAVAAGSPYFMLVIGRALVKLGWAARALELIRERYGAFLDAGSDTTWERWTLFHEGSDGSVSYSSASHAWGASPIVFIYEGIFGLTPLEGGFRRFAMDPDPCNLDDVRATLPVAEGEIDMSLERIDAESWSLAVSIPPGYSGRIAGRHCEAGRHTITIAKEKGT, encoded by the coding sequence ATGAATAGCAGGTTCACGGCGCCGCCCGCGCGCGACGCGTCTGCCGTATGGTCGAACGGAACGAAGATCATTTGGTTCCCGGACGAGGTGGAGACGCACTTCGAGCAGCCGAAGAACGCGTTCTGCCTGTTTCGCAAGACGTTCGAGGCGCCGGCGGGGGTGTCCGCGGCGCGCGTCAGGGCGTTCGCGGATTCCCGGTACCGGCTGTCGATCAACGGAACGTACGTCGGACGCGGCCCTTGCCGAAGCGATCCGAGGCGGCAGGTCGTCGACGAGCTCGACGCCGCCGCGTATATTCGGCCGGGGATCAACGTCGTCTCCGTGCTCGCGCTGCATTACGGATACGGAACGGGACAGTCGATTCACCGCATTCCCGCGTTGGTCGTCGAGGTGGAGCTGACGACGGCGGACGGCGAGCGTCTCGTCATCCCGAGCGACGAAAGCTGGAAGTGCCGGCCGGCCGCCGCCTATGACCGGTCGGCGCCTCGCGTGAACGGCTGCCAGGGCCCGATCGAAATCTTCGATTCCAGGGCGGAGCTTCCCGGGTGGGAACGGCCCGAGTTCGACGATAGCGGTTGGGCGGCCGCCAAAGGGCGAGGAACGAAGCTGTCTCCGTTCTGGAATTGGACGAAACGCGAGATTCCGCCGCTGGAGGAAGGCGAGGCGGCCGCGAAGGTCGTCGCTTGGAGAGGGACGCTCTCGGAACGTCCCGGTCCGCCAAGTCGGCTTCATCATCAAATCATGGAGGAGTCCGTCGACGCCGAGATGGCGGAGACGTCGGAGCCGATCGGGGACGGCGTCGTCGTCGAAGCGTCGCGGCGCGGGACGGCGACCGTCGTCACCTTCGATCTCGGCTCGACGGAGCCCGGTTACCTGCGGCTTCGGGCGACCGGCGCCGAAGGCGATATCGTGGACGCGGTGTACGCAGAGCGGCTATGGTGCGGCAAGGCGCCGCTTTCGCTGACGAGCAATCGTCCGATCGACCGGTTTATTCTGAACGGAACGACGGCGCAGGAGCTGGAAACCGCCTTCGCTTGGCGGGCGTGCCGGTACGTGCAGCTCATCGTGCGCAACCCCGGCGGCCCCGTGACCATTCATCGGGTCGGCCTCCGAACGAGAACATATCCGCTGGAGCGGACGGCCGAATTCCATTGCAGCGACGAGCGGCTGCGCCGGATTTGGGACATCTCCGCGCATACGCTGCGTCTGTGCATGCAGGACGGCTTCCTCGACTCTTCGAGCCGGGAGCAGCAGCAGTGGATGGGCGACGGGCGCTGGCAAGCGGTGATCAACTACCATTACTCCGGCGATGCGCGATTGCACCGAAAGCTGCTCGAACAGATCGGCCAGTCGCAGGATCCCTCGGGCATGACGAAGGCGAGGTACCCGGACGGACATCATAACTACCCGCCGATCCCGTCGTTCTGCCTCGCGTGGATCAGTTCGTTCGGCGAATACGAGCTGTATTCGGGGGACGGCAGCCTGCTGCCCGCCTGGTGGCCGAACGTGGTGCACGCGCTGCGGTGGTTTTCCGCCTACGCGAACGAAGACGGCTTGCTCGAGGACGTCCCGTATTGGCCGTTCATCGATTGGGGCGAAGGGCCGGAAGGGCCCGTCCCGGACGACCAGCGGGGCGGCGTCGTGACCGCCTTGAACTTGCAGTACGCGGAAGCGCTCGGGGCGGCGGCCGGGTACGCGAGCCGGCTCGGGGACGAGGAGGCGGAAGCGCATTACGCGAGGGAAGCCGCGCGAGTCCGAACGGCGATCCGAGCGGTTCTCTGGGACGATCGGCAAGGCGCCTACGTCGACTGTCTCGTCGACGGGGCCGCAAGCGAGAGCGTCAGCGAGCCGACCAACGCCCTCGCGATCTTGCTGCTGCACGAGGCGGGGGAGGAGCGCGCGCGGCGGATCGGCCGGCGCGTCTTCTCCGGTTCGGCCGCCGGCGGCGCGGTCGCGGCGGGCAGCCCGTACTTCATGCTCGTCATCGGCCGGGCGCTCGTGAAGCTGGGCTGGGCGGCGCGGGCGCTCGAGCTGATCCGGGAGCGCTACGGCGCGTTCCTCGACGCCGGCTCCGACACGACGTGGGAGCGGTGGACGCTGTTCCACGAAGGCAGTGACGGGAGCGTCTCTTATTCGAGCGCGAGCCACGCCTGGGGGGCTTCCCCGATCGTCTTTATTTATGAAGGCATCTTCGGCTTGACGCCGCTCGAGGGCGGATTTCGCCGGTTCGCGATGGACCCCGACCCTTGCAATTTGGACGACGTCCGCGCGACGCTCCCCGTCGCCGAAGGCGAGATCGACATGAGCCTCGAGCGCATCGACGCGGAAAGCTGGAGCCTTGCCGTCTCGATTCCGCCTGGGTATTCCGGCCGAATCGCCGGCCGGCATTGCGAGGCCGGCCGCCATACCATCACGATCGCGAAGGAGAAGGGAACATGA